One genomic segment of Rhodospirillales bacterium includes these proteins:
- a CDS encoding xanthine dehydrogenase produces the protein MKATSLNALLKARAEKRDVALVTDLESGAEALVVDGLAEGDLALDGGLSGAVKKAMAANESRRVEENERSYFILVLSQPLRLAIIGAGHISQYLSSMAAMAGFEVTIIDPRTTYATAPRFPGAELNHDWPEEALGALGIDRRMAVVALSHDPKLDEPALATAMKSDAFYIGALGSRKTQGARRERMKEQGFSDADLDRIHGPVGLDIGALSPPEIGISIVAQIIDVLRPKKKGIAPK, from the coding sequence ATGAAGGCAACCAGTCTAAACGCGCTGCTTAAGGCGCGGGCTGAAAAACGCGACGTGGCGCTGGTCACCGATCTTGAAAGCGGTGCAGAAGCCTTGGTGGTGGATGGTTTGGCCGAAGGTGATCTTGCCCTTGATGGCGGGCTGTCGGGTGCTGTTAAAAAAGCCATGGCTGCCAATGAAAGCCGCCGCGTCGAAGAAAATGAACGCAGTTATTTTATTCTGGTCCTAAGCCAGCCCTTGCGATTGGCCATCATTGGTGCGGGCCATATTTCGCAATATCTTTCTTCCATGGCGGCCATGGCCGGGTTTGAGGTAACGATCATTGATCCGCGCACGACCTATGCCACAGCGCCCCGTTTTCCCGGTGCTGAGCTAAACCATGATTGGCCCGAAGAAGCGCTGGGGGCCCTTGGCATTGATCGGCGTATGGCGGTGGTTGCCTTGAGCCACGATCCAAAGCTGGATGAACCGGCCCTTGCAACGGCAATGAAGTCTGATGCGTTTTATATTGGTGCATTGGGGTCTCGGAAAACCCAAGGTGCCCGGCGCGAACGCATGAAAGAACAGGGATTTAGCGATGCCGATCTAGATCGCATCCATGGCCCCGTGGGGCTGGACATTGGCGCATTATCGCCGCCGGAAATTGGCATTTCCATCGTTGCCCAGATCATTGATGTGTTGCGGCCAAAGAAAAAGGGCATTGCCCCTAAATGA
- a CDS encoding xanthine dehydrogenase family protein molybdopterin-binding subunit codes for MTKMISPKDFDVSRRDLLRGAGALVVVMGAQPIVATKKASAKTMAAFGSTKKPKLIPDQLDTFIAMTSDGKVTAFFGKMDMGQGVDVAVSQIVAEELDVNYERVTTLMGDTLHTVNQGGASGSFGVKWGGKAMRVIAAEARRVLVEEGAKRLKVDAATLEVNDGVISVKGNMSKKISYTDILQGNYFNSKLKWNKKLGNRLYSHGKAKPKAVKDYRVVGKPFPRVDVAGKVFGTSDFVTDVKVPGMVHARVIHPTQAGSKLKGYDAASIKHIKGITVVQKKNFLAVVADNEWDAIQAAEAIKVNWSGGGKAPFGDQKDLYDHIRKAPVIKKKNKHKKGNVDKALKKAAKVLTSEYEFPFQSHASMGPACAVVDSTATPVMLWTGSQKPHYTALGVEKMLKLPKGSVRGIWIPGPGSYGRNDAGDAAMQAALISKEVGKPVRVQGMRHEGTGWDPKAPASVHSCRGGIDKDGNVVAYEFISKAFDRQNVRSNESKPRDNLAGQALGVKLNPRKFFSEPDNIYDVPDYKLGWKVIPPFLKRNSPLRTSHLRDPIGPQIQFASEQFQDELAETAGMDPVEYRLKYLRTQRDRDAITAVAKKAGWKSRVGPRKGQKSKNVVTGRGIAYARRSGSFVAVISEVEVDKRTGRIWPKKFTVSHDCGLIINPDGLTRCVHGNVGMALSRALYEEVMFSPDAVTSVDWESYPIAESPDTPETIDVVLINRPDKPAMGAGEPSTRPVAAAMANAFYDATGVRLRTAPMTPARVKAALAKG; via the coding sequence ATGACGAAAATGATTTCACCAAAAGATTTTGATGTTTCGCGCCGCGACCTTCTCAGGGGTGCGGGTGCATTGGTGGTTGTCATGGGCGCACAGCCCATTGTGGCAACCAAAAAAGCTTCGGCAAAAACCATGGCGGCCTTTGGGTCGACCAAAAAGCCAAAACTGATCCCCGATCAACTGGACACGTTCATTGCGATGACGTCAGACGGCAAAGTCACGGCGTTCTTTGGCAAGATGGATATGGGCCAGGGCGTCGATGTGGCGGTTTCCCAGATTGTCGCTGAAGAGCTGGATGTTAATTACGAACGGGTGACCACCTTGATGGGTGATACCTTGCACACGGTCAATCAGGGCGGTGCATCGGGATCATTCGGGGTGAAATGGGGCGGCAAGGCCATGCGCGTCATCGCCGCCGAAGCCCGCCGCGTTCTGGTCGAAGAAGGTGCGAAGCGATTAAAGGTTGATGCGGCCACCCTGGAAGTGAATGACGGGGTTATCAGCGTCAAAGGGAATATGTCTAAAAAGATTTCCTACACCGATATCCTTCAGGGCAATTATTTTAACAGCAAGCTCAAGTGGAACAAAAAGCTGGGCAACCGATTGTATTCCCACGGCAAGGCCAAGCCCAAAGCGGTGAAGGATTACCGCGTTGTTGGCAAACCTTTCCCGCGCGTCGATGTTGCCGGCAAGGTGTTTGGCACATCGGACTTTGTGACCGACGTCAAGGTGCCGGGCATGGTTCATGCCCGGGTGATCCATCCCACCCAGGCTGGATCAAAGTTAAAGGGTTATGACGCGGCTTCCATCAAGCACATCAAGGGCATTACCGTTGTCCAGAAAAAGAACTTTTTGGCCGTGGTTGCCGATAATGAATGGGATGCCATTCAGGCGGCAGAAGCCATCAAGGTCAATTGGAGCGGCGGTGGCAAGGCACCCTTTGGCGATCAAAAAGATCTTTACGATCACATCCGCAAAGCACCGGTGATCAAGAAAAAGAACAAGCACAAAAAAGGCAATGTGGATAAGGCCCTGAAAAAGGCCGCAAAGGTTCTGACATCGGAATATGAATTTCCGTTCCAGTCCCATGCTTCCATGGGCCCGGCCTGTGCGGTGGTCGATTCCACGGCGACCCCTGTGATGTTGTGGACCGGGTCTCAAAAGCCCCATTACACGGCCCTGGGCGTTGAAAAAATGCTGAAACTGCCAAAGGGTTCCGTGCGCGGGATTTGGATTCCAGGCCCCGGTTCATACGGTCGTAACGATGCCGGGGATGCTGCCATGCAGGCGGCGTTGATTTCCAAAGAAGTGGGTAAACCGGTCCGGGTTCAGGGCATGCGCCATGAAGGCACGGGCTGGGATCCAAAGGCGCCGGCCTCTGTACATTCTTGCCGAGGCGGCATTGATAAAGACGGCAATGTCGTTGCCTATGAATTTATTTCAAAGGCGTTTGATCGGCAAAATGTGCGGTCCAATGAATCCAAGCCCAGAGATAATCTTGCGGGTCAGGCGCTTGGGGTAAAATTGAACCCCCGCAAGTTCTTTTCTGAACCCGATAACATTTATGACGTGCCCGATTACAAGCTGGGCTGGAAGGTGATCCCGCCATTTTTAAAGCGCAATTCACCGCTCAGGACATCACATCTGCGCGACCCCATTGGGCCCCAGATTCAGTTTGCATCGGAACAGTTCCAAGATGAACTGGCCGAAACCGCAGGGATGGACCCGGTTGAATACCGGCTTAAATACCTGCGCACCCAACGCGACCGCGATGCCATCACGGCGGTGGCCAAAAAGGCCGGGTGGAAGTCAAGGGTTGGTCCACGCAAAGGCCAAAAAAGCAAAAATGTGGTAACCGGTCGGGGCATTGCCTATGCCCGTCGTTCGGGTTCGTTCGTGGCTGTCATATCCGAGGTCGAGGTGGACAAACGGACAGGCCGGATCTGGCCCAAAAAATTCACCGTTTCCCACGATTGTGGCCTGATCATCAATCCCGATGGTCTGACCCGGTGTGTTCACGGCAATGTCGGTATGGCCTTAAGCCGGGCACTTTATGAAGAGGTGATGTTCAGCCCCGATGCGGTGACCAGTGTCGATTGGGAAAGCTATCCCATCGCCGAAAGCCCCGACACCCCGGAAACCATTGATGTGGTGTTGATCAATCGGCCGGACAAACCGGCCATGGGGGCGGGGGAACCCTCCACCCGGCCGGTGGCTGCGGCCATGGCGAATGCCTTCTATGATGCCACGGGTGTGCGTCTTCGAACCGCACCCATGACCCCTGCGCGGGTTAAGGCGGCATTGGCCAAAGGATAA
- a CDS encoding xanthine dehydrogenase family protein molybdopterin-binding subunit has product MNTTPKAKSVFIGSLRNNPDLDKWIVIEPDGVIQIQSGKIEIGQGLRTALAMVAAEELDIDLSRVRMQMADTELTADEQVTSGSKSMESSATALRYAAAECRAIMLAKAAENMGVDVDSLIVEDGTIKSPATNAQTTYWDVMGGEKFGQKATGTVSPKPASAHRIVGTEPERVDIPWRVFGPGEGIGDALFMHDMERPNMLHGRIIRPTHQGSRLESVDPSALEAMPGVVKIVKNGSFLGLIAEREDQAIKAAEALAEAANWTAGEPLPNEEQIYDWMVSQDTIDNGVIDGAHIKDAPVEAPPPKNAALTLEGMYGKPYILHGAMGPACAIAQFKGDALTLWTHSQGVFPLRRALAPVLELKEENIHCIHRDGAGCYGHNSADDVALDAALLAREADGRPVRVQWTRKDEHRWEPFGTAMVCGARASLDADGQIIDWRFDIWSGMHGNRPKFHKEQTALLAASHMDTHWKPQPFIAAVADEAGEHRNASPGYDLPVCNIAKHFVANHPFRTSSLRGLGAFANVFAIESMMDELAHASGQDTVAFRLRHLSDPRARAVLEETAGAIKWDPKSWTPGNAQGIAYARYKNFAAYCAVAVDITIDEATGVITVNHAVVAGDAGEAVAPNGIKAQLEGGVIQATSWTLKERVRFDPGSITSTDWETYPILSFRESPEVDAIVISKKGDPFLGVGEASQSPTAGAIANAVFNATGARLREMPFTPERVRAMLVEAGKR; this is encoded by the coding sequence ATGAACACCACGCCAAAAGCCAAATCCGTCTTTATCGGCAGCCTTCGAAATAATCCTGATCTGGACAAATGGATCGTCATTGAACCAGACGGCGTTATCCAGATTCAATCCGGCAAAATTGAAATCGGCCAAGGCCTGCGTACCGCACTGGCCATGGTTGCTGCAGAAGAGCTGGATATCGACCTTTCCCGGGTCCGCATGCAAATGGCCGACACCGAATTGACCGCCGATGAACAGGTGACATCGGGCAGCAAATCCATGGAAAGTTCGGCCACCGCGCTGCGCTACGCCGCCGCCGAATGCCGCGCCATTATGCTGGCCAAAGCCGCAGAAAACATGGGCGTCGATGTCGATAGCCTGATCGTCGAAGACGGCACCATCAAAAGCCCCGCCACCAATGCCCAAACCACCTATTGGGATGTGATGGGCGGTGAAAAATTTGGCCAAAAAGCTACCGGGACCGTTTCCCCCAAACCAGCCAGCGCCCACCGCATTGTTGGTACAGAGCCTGAGCGGGTGGATATTCCATGGCGCGTTTTCGGCCCGGGTGAAGGCATCGGGGATGCCCTGTTCATGCACGACATGGAACGCCCCAATATGCTGCATGGGCGCATCATTCGGCCAACCCACCAAGGTTCACGCCTTGAATCCGTTGACCCAAGCGCGCTTGAGGCCATGCCCGGGGTCGTAAAAATCGTCAAAAATGGCAGTTTTCTGGGCCTTATTGCCGAAAGAGAAGACCAGGCCATCAAAGCCGCAGAAGCGCTGGCCGAGGCCGCCAATTGGACCGCAGGGGAGCCCCTGCCCAATGAAGAACAAATTTATGACTGGATGGTCAGCCAAGACACCATCGATAACGGCGTCATAGATGGCGCCCATATCAAAGATGCCCCCGTTGAAGCCCCACCACCCAAAAATGCTGCCCTGACCCTGGAGGGAATGTATGGCAAACCCTATATCCTGCATGGGGCCATGGGACCGGCCTGCGCCATTGCACAATTCAAAGGCGATGCCTTAACGCTCTGGACCCACAGCCAAGGGGTGTTCCCCCTGCGCCGGGCTTTGGCCCCGGTTCTGGAATTAAAAGAAGAAAACATCCATTGCATCCATCGTGATGGGGCCGGGTGTTATGGCCATAATTCAGCCGATGATGTGGCGCTCGATGCGGCCCTTTTGGCGCGCGAGGCCGATGGCCGCCCGGTTCGGGTGCAATGGACCCGCAAGGACGAACACCGGTGGGAACCCTTTGGCACCGCCATGGTGTGTGGCGCGCGCGCAAGCCTAGATGCGGATGGCCAGATCATTGATTGGCGGTTTGATATCTGGTCTGGCATGCACGGCAACCGGCCCAAATTCCACAAGGAACAAACGGCCCTTTTGGCGGCGTCCCACATGGATACCCATTGGAAACCCCAGCCCTTTATCGCCGCTGTGGCCGATGAAGCAGGCGAACACCGCAATGCCAGCCCCGGATATGATTTACCGGTTTGCAACATCGCCAAGCATTTTGTCGCAAACCATCCGTTTAGAACCTCATCCCTGCGCGGCCTTGGTGCTTTTGCCAATGTGTTCGCCATTGAATCAATGATGGACGAACTGGCCCATGCCTCCGGTCAAGATACCGTGGCCTTCCGCCTGCGCCATTTATCAGACCCGCGCGCGCGCGCTGTTTTGGAAGAAACCGCGGGCGCCATCAAATGGGACCCCAAAAGCTGGACGCCGGGCAATGCCCAAGGCATCGCCTATGCCCGATATAAAAACTTTGCTGCCTATTGTGCCGTCGCCGTGGACATCACCATTGATGAAGCAACGGGTGTCATCACCGTCAACCATGCAGTCGTTGCCGGGGATGCGGGCGAAGCGGTCGCGCCCAATGGCATCAAAGCGCAACTGGAAGGCGGCGTCATTCAGGCCACCAGCTGGACCTTGAAAGAACGGGTGCGATTTGACCCCGGTTCCATCACCAGCACAGATTGGGAAACCTATCCCATCCTCAGTTTCCGCGAATCCCCTGAGGTCGACGCCATTGTGATTTCCAAAAAGGGCGATCCATTCTTAGGTGTTGGTGAAGCCAGCCAAAGCCCGACGGCAGGGGCCATTGCCAATGCCGTTTTCAATGCCACCGGCGCGCGTCTGCGCGAAATGCCATTTACGCCCGAACGCGTTCGCGCCATGTTGGTCGAAGCGGGCAAACGATAA
- a CDS encoding XdhC family protein, whose translation MNGIVPGSGDDVLSLAAEWKADGREVAVATVVTTWGSSPRPVGSQLVVDGDGNFAGSVSAGCVESAVVDAAQGVITEGKPRLLDFGIADDQAWEVGLSCGGKIEIYVEKVA comes from the coding sequence ATGAATGGTATTGTGCCCGGAAGTGGCGACGATGTTTTAAGTCTGGCAGCAGAGTGGAAAGCCGATGGCCGTGAGGTGGCGGTGGCCACCGTGGTGACCACCTGGGGTTCATCGCCCCGGCCCGTGGGCAGCCAGCTGGTTGTCGATGGGGATGGTAATTTTGCTGGCTCGGTTTCTGCGGGTTGCGTCGAAAGCGCCGTGGTTGATGCGGCCCAGGGCGTGATCACCGAAGGCAAACCCCGATTGCTTGATTTTGGCATTGCCGATGATCAGGCTTGGGAAGTGGGCCTGTCGTGTGGCGGTAAAATCGAAATTTACGTGGAGAAAGTGGCATGA
- a CDS encoding alpha/beta fold hydrolase: MPSVETRGASIVYDDTGDETGRRPVVVLVHSVGLSTREGWRGQVPVLARNYRVITYDIRGLGESSCGDAPMGVETFTEDLIALLDHLGIDKIILMGVSLGSFIGQAFACAHGNRLTALALVSTACRIKGGNSGVRAARNTAIREHGMKIAAGPQIDSHFPDDFRAANSGLMDWYRTHYINNDPDAYIAIMEDLGRFDYCDRLAGIACPTLIIAGGEDASSVAGTKPGESARLVAAKIPGARLEIIKGAHHYPQIDHEAVFNAVMLDFFKTVTQEKP; the protein is encoded by the coding sequence TTGCCAAGCGTAGAAACCCGTGGGGCATCCATTGTTTATGATGATACCGGTGACGAAACAGGGCGTCGCCCTGTTGTTGTGTTGGTGCATTCCGTGGGCCTGTCCACCCGCGAAGGCTGGCGCGGGCAAGTGCCGGTTCTGGCCCGCAATTACCGGGTGATCACCTATGACATTCGGGGGTTGGGCGAATCATCGTGTGGTGATGCGCCCATGGGTGTTGAAACCTTCACTGAAGACCTGATCGCATTGTTGGATCATTTGGGCATTGATAAAATTATTCTCATGGGCGTGTCGCTGGGAAGCTTTATCGGTCAGGCCTTTGCCTGTGCCCATGGGAATCGGTTGACCGCGCTGGCGTTGGTGTCCACGGCGTGCCGGATCAAGGGCGGAAATTCCGGGGTGCGTGCGGCGCGCAACACCGCCATTCGCGAACACGGTATGAAAATCGCCGCTGGCCCTCAAATTGACAGCCATTTTCCCGATGATTTCCGTGCCGCCAATTCAGGATTGATGGATTGGTATCGAACCCATTACATCAACAATGATCCAGACGCCTATATTGCCATCATGGAAGATTTGGGGCGCTTTGATTATTGCGATCGATTGGCTGGCATTGCTTGCCCAACCTTGATTATTGCTGGCGGCGAAGATGCCAGTTCTGTCGCGGGGACTAAACCGGGTGAAAGTGCAAGATTAGTGGCTGCAAAAATTCCGGGTGCCAGGCTTGAGATTATCAAGGGGGCCCATCATTATCCCCAGATTGATCATGAAGCGGTATTTAACGCCGTCATGTTGGATTTTTTTAAAACCGTCACACAGGAAAAACCATGA
- a CDS encoding sulfite exporter TauE/SafE family protein, protein MNDPTTLVLIAMALFCAGVLSGLVAGLLGTGGGIVLVPAYYFAQGFLDIDVAVRMHLAVGTSLAVIVVTAATSARTHWRIGAVNFSILQSYGPGILAGVAMGTALASVVSGTALAAVFASIAILVAGNLAAGEPRVTLGDTMPGPIGSFAFGSGTGAVSTMAGIGGGAVTVAILTVFSTPIHMAVGTASFVGLLVAIPGALGFVGIGWQTAGLPPFSVGYVNLAGFVVCALPAMVMAPIGARLAHRLPRRHLTRIFALFLGAAALRMFWDIFA, encoded by the coding sequence ATGAATGATCCAACCACGCTGGTTCTGATTGCCATGGCCCTTTTTTGTGCTGGCGTGCTTTCAGGGCTGGTGGCGGGGCTGTTGGGCACAGGCGGGGGCATTGTTTTGGTGCCGGCCTATTATTTTGCCCAAGGGTTTTTAGACATTGATGTGGCCGTGCGCATGCATTTGGCGGTGGGGACATCGCTGGCGGTGATTGTGGTGACGGCGGCAACCTCTGCCAGGACCCATTGGCGTATTGGCGCAGTCAATTTTTCAATCCTGCAAAGCTACGGGCCGGGCATTCTGGCCGGTGTGGCCATGGGCACGGCATTGGCATCGGTGGTGTCTGGCACGGCATTGGCGGCGGTTTTTGCCAGCATCGCAATTTTGGTTGCCGGAAATCTGGCAGCGGGTGAGCCCCGCGTTACCTTGGGCGACACCATGCCCGGGCCCATCGGCAGTTTTGCCTTTGGCAGTGGCACCGGGGCGGTTTCTACCATGGCTGGGATCGGCGGCGGTGCGGTTACCGTGGCCATCTTGACCGTGTTTTCAACGCCCATTCATATGGCCGTTGGCACGGCGTCTTTCGTGGGCCTGTTGGTGGCCATTCCGGGCGCGTTGGGTTTTGTTGGCATTGGCTGGCAAACCGCTGGGTTGCCGCCGTTTTCGGTTGGCTATGTTAATCTGGCGGGCTTTGTGGTTTGTGCTCTGCCCGCCATGGTGATGGCACCCATTGGGGCGCGTCTTGCGCATCGTTTGCCGCGCCGCCATCTTACCCGTATATTTGCATTGTTTCTGGGCGCGGCCGCATTGCGGATGTTCTGGGATATATTTGCTTAA
- a CDS encoding nucleotidyltransferase family protein, translated as MTASVPKIAGLILAAGSSQRAGALNKLMAPIGDKPMIACVVDQVCASRADKVVVVSGFESGRIEDALLGRDISFVHNPEFGEGMGTSIAAGIGALGNDIDGALICLGDMPNLNADAINQLIDSFDADGISVPVADGRRGNPVLFAAKFFPELIALKGDGGAKAVVGAHPDAVREIAMTGSGTLLDLDTAAAIDDFNKPSSN; from the coding sequence ATGACGGCATCTGTACCCAAGATCGCGGGTTTGATTTTGGCGGCAGGGTCCAGCCAGCGTGCGGGTGCGTTAAATAAATTAATGGCTCCCATTGGCGACAAACCGATGATTGCCTGCGTTGTTGATCAGGTTTGCGCATCCCGCGCGGATAAAGTCGTGGTTGTTTCGGGGTTTGAATCAGGCCGTATCGAAGATGCGCTTTTGGGCCGGGATATTTCATTTGTCCATAATCCAGAATTTGGCGAAGGCATGGGCACGTCCATTGCTGCGGGCATTGGGGCTTTGGGTAATGATATTGACGGTGCGTTGATCTGTTTGGGTGACATGCCAAACCTGAATGCCGATGCCATCAACCAATTGATTGATAGCTTTGATGCGGATGGCATTTCGGTGCCGGTGGCTGACGGGCGGCGGGGAAACCCGGTTTTGTTTGCCGCGAAATTTTTTCCAGAACTGATCGCCCTGAAAGGGGATGGGGGTGCCAAAGCCGTGGTTGGTGCCCATCCAGATGCAGTTCGCGAGATTGCCATGACCGGGTCAGGGACCCTATTGGACCTTGATACCGCAGCGGCCATTGACGATTTTAATAAACCTTCCTCTAACTAG
- a CDS encoding ornithine cyclodeaminase family protein, whose protein sequence is MTIIITDDDIERHLSMRECIDAMGTAFADFSKGDAVNLPRARYQARHRDPKQRYFANVHVGAVPSVGLACVRAGSQIITPPTPENNRRIYENPRPFNWGFVILFDIETAEPLALMHEYYLSGMRVGATSGLCVDQVAPKDVKTLGLFGTGKQAGSAFDAINTVRDFERVIVYSPNPEHREMFVTEKRKQWGDKVEVIMADTPDAPVKGADVICCCTTAMEPVFDGNLLEDGQLVVSIANSDSTNKKRTEVDEATYAKATNIIVNDWESVIDNDQTELLEPLDAGTIKRESIVELGDIIAGKETVKSGGEGIVYYKNNSGLAIQFAATGRIVYDRVMAEGTNKQIPTEWLGTDLGALYEAGFRPSP, encoded by the coding sequence ATGACGATTATAATTACCGATGATGACATTGAGCGTCATTTATCTATGCGTGAATGCATCGATGCCATGGGGACAGCGTTCGCTGATTTTTCTAAAGGGGATGCTGTTAATCTGCCGCGCGCCAGATATCAGGCGCGCCACCGGGATCCCAAACAACGCTATTTCGCTAACGTCCATGTCGGTGCCGTGCCATCGGTGGGGCTGGCATGCGTGCGCGCGGGATCACAAATCATCACTCCGCCCACACCTGAAAATAATCGCCGCATTTATGAAAACCCCCGACCTTTCAATTGGGGGTTTGTGATTTTGTTTGATATTGAAACGGCCGAACCCCTTGCCTTGATGCATGAATATTATCTATCCGGGATGCGGGTGGGGGCCACATCTGGTCTTTGCGTGGATCAGGTTGCCCCCAAAGACGTGAAGACCCTTGGGCTGTTTGGGACGGGAAAACAGGCAGGCAGCGCTTTTGATGCCATCAATACGGTCCGCGATTTTGAACGGGTTATTGTTTACAGCCCCAATCCGGAACACCGGGAAATGTTCGTCACTGAAAAGCGCAAACAATGGGGCGATAAGGTTGAGGTCATTATGGCTGACACCCCAGATGCACCGGTGAAGGGCGCCGATGTAATTTGCTGTTGCACCACGGCGATGGAGCCGGTGTTTGACGGTAATTTGCTTGAAGACGGCCAGCTGGTTGTTTCCATTGCCAATTCTGATTCCACGAATAAAAAACGCACAGAAGTGGACGAAGCTACCTACGCCAAGGCCACCAACATCATCGTCAATGATTGGGAAAGTGTGATTGATAACGATCAGACGGAACTGCTAGAGCCCCTTGATGCGGGCACCATCAAACGCGAAAGCATTGTTGAACTTGGCGATATTATTGCCGGGAAGGAAACAGTGAAGTCCGGCGGGGAGGGTATCGTTTATTACAAAAATAATTCAGGGCTCGCCATTCAGTTCGCCGCCACGGGGCGCATCGTCTATGATCGGGTGATGGCAGAAGGCACCAACAAACAAATCCCCACAGAATGGCTGGGCACTGATCTTGGTGCCCTGTATGAGGCCGGTTTCAGGCCTTCACCATGA
- a CDS encoding (2Fe-2S)-binding protein translates to MAKKERMKLNVNGGHYTVSVDPEMPLLYALRNDIGLNNPHFGCGLAQCGACTVHVNGKATRSCVTPVGSVKGKKVVTLRGLGTPEKPHPLQTAYVEEQVPQCGYCVNGWIMTAAEMLAKNPKVNDAEIREGLKGLKCRCGTHYAIMNAVKRAAKAMAS, encoded by the coding sequence ATGGCCAAAAAAGAACGGATGAAACTCAATGTAAATGGGGGGCACTACACGGTCAGTGTGGACCCTGAAATGCCCCTGCTTTATGCGCTCCGAAACGATATCGGGCTTAATAATCCTCATTTTGGTTGCGGGCTGGCCCAGTGCGGCGCCTGTACGGTCCATGTCAACGGCAAGGCCACGCGATCTTGTGTGACGCCGGTTGGATCGGTTAAGGGCAAGAAAGTGGTGACCCTTCGGGGCTTGGGCACGCCGGAAAAACCCCATCCATTGCAAACGGCATACGTTGAAGAGCAGGTGCCGCAATGTGGCTATTGCGTCAACGGCTGGATCATGACGGCGGCGGAAATGCTGGCGAAAAATCCAAAGGTCAATGATGCGGAAATTCGCGAGGGGCTAAAGGGGCTTAAATGCCGCTGTGGCACCCATTACGCCATCATGAATGCGGTTAAACGCGCTGCCAAAGCCATGGCATCTTAG
- a CDS encoding alpha/beta fold hydrolase, whose translation MPKSNANGVEIHYEVTGEGPPLVLLHAIPYDHTLWLYQAAHFSTWFKVISVDLRGWGRSEKVTTPYDFEEMSDDIIGVMDDIGADDAIVMGCSIGSKMALLLGGKYPERFQAVIQVGGNSAPQDMDRRIKGYGEEDFPPYRHAHLRYGVRETFADSPMGTYLVDNFCERHSWHDPKAVVQVFEALCRGDARDYLAAYTRPTLIINGEFDGARPKGEKTASLIPGSHHQVLAGCGHACMIEDPAAFDAVVIEFLKEYSLMPQLPGEGE comes from the coding sequence ATGCCTAAAAGTAACGCCAATGGCGTTGAAATTCATTACGAAGTAACCGGTGAAGGCCCGCCCTTGGTGTTGCTGCATGCCATTCCATATGATCATACCTTGTGGCTGTATCAGGCCGCCCATTTTTCCACCTGGTTTAAGGTCATCTCCGTTGATTTGCGCGGTTGGGGGCGGTCTGAAAAAGTGACAACCCCTTATGATTTTGAAGAAATGAGCGACGATATCATTGGTGTTATGGATGATATTGGTGCCGATGATGCCATCGTGATGGGCTGTTCCATTGGTTCTAAAATGGCCTTGTTGCTGGGCGGAAAATACCCAGAACGGTTCCAGGCGGTGATACAGGTGGGCGGCAATTCAGCGCCTCAGGATATGGACCGGCGGATCAAAGGCTACGGCGAAGAAGATTTTCCACCGTACCGCCATGCCCATCTGCGCTATGGGGTGCGCGAAACATTCGCCGATTCACCCATGGGCACCTATTTGGTTGATAATTTCTGCGAACGCCATTCCTGGCATGACCCCAAGGCCGTGGTTCAGGTATTTGAGGCATTATGCCGGGGGGATGCACGCGATTACCTTGCGGCGTATACCCGCCCAACCCTGATTATCAATGGTGAATTTGATGGCGCGCGCCCAAAGGGTGAAAAAACCGCAAGCCTTATTCCCGGGTCCCATCATCAGGTGCTGGCAGGATGCGGTCATGCCTGTATGATCGAAGACCCCGCCGCATTTGATGCGGTTGTGATTGAATTTTTGAAGGAATACAGCCTGATGCCCCAATTGCCGGGTGAGGGTGAATAA
- the msrB gene encoding peptide-methionine (R)-S-oxide reductase MsrB, with the protein MTDKITKTNEQWRAQLSADEYRVAREKGTEQAFTGRYWDCHDHGTYHCICCGTALFSSETKFESGSGWPSYTAPIEPGVIEEVRDSSFGAVRTEVVCGRCDAHLGHVFPDGPPPTGLRYCINSVSLNFEKTDAS; encoded by the coding sequence ATGACCGATAAAATCACCAAAACAAATGAGCAATGGCGCGCGCAACTCTCAGCGGATGAATACCGGGTTGCCCGTGAAAAGGGCACTGAGCAGGCCTTTACCGGGCGCTATTGGGATTGCCACGATCATGGCACCTATCATTGTATTTGCTGTGGGACGGCACTTTTTTCTTCTGAAACAAAATTCGAATCCGGTTCTGGCTGGCCCAGCTATACCGCTCCCATAGAACCGGGCGTGATTGAAGAAGTGCGCGATAGCAGTTTCGGGGCGGTGCGCACCGAAGTGGTGTGTGGGCGCTGTGATGCCCATCTTGGCCATGTGTTTCCAGATGGCCCGCCGCCCACTGGTTTGCGCTATTGCATCAATTCCGTATCTTTGAACTTTGAAAAGACCGACGCATCGTGA